In Manduca sexta isolate Smith_Timp_Sample1 unplaced genomic scaffold, JHU_Msex_v1.0 HiC_scaffold_2310, whole genome shotgun sequence, the DNA window ccaaggtatttcagtttttcttttgtaaaaacgaattaactaatacgcccttttatttaagtcggttcaaaacaaaaataccttgagtacaaaaaaatctgctgttaagtataacattttaataataattcatattagtaaaacttattctcaaaaaaggttggttatatatggatcaggggcaagtgcgccatacgactattaactgtggcgcacttgccctactcgacaaattttaggtacattttttcgcattgctaaaaaatcctttattttagtatatataaataaaattcaggcaggaagttaaaataaaaggtttaaactatgtattcactaTTCACCTAACtgatttacagaaatatgttaaatatcttgaaatatttgatgttatctttcacggggttatctcggtttacaggtctaaatgacacataaaataaaatggcgaataaatcgtattaaaatgaacgtagccatttatgtttttagtggaactgtatttcagttagtagcatagatgtaagattgcggtaattgtataacatcaataattcttgattttttttagggtaggtgcacttaccccgtcggcgcacttgccccacctgaccttatgtcatatatttacgtttattttattattatctttttataaggGCGGCGCAGATATGACGGAACGCAGCGCGGAGAATTTTGTACTGTCAAATTATCAtcgtcattgttttattaaaataatattaaaactccaTTAACACAAGAATAAATTGCATTACGTTGGGTTTTAGCAttgaatttaattgattttgaaatttatcaCAATGAATACAATATCGATAacagtttgacagtaaaaatattatcagcgcTGTGCTTCGCCATATATGCACCGGCTCTTATGCACCTGGTCCAGTCTCTCTCTGCCACCCTGATGTTGACTGGGAGGGAAAGCCCGTGGTATTCAGTCCGCCTGTATTCCATatgtacaaaatacaataaataaattttaaaatccacgatattccaaaaataaataggaaaagaaacaataaaaaagaagagcaattaaataattataacaatttactttaaacacTTTCAGTGCATTGTATCTGTGCCATATATACACAGTAAGTACATGCAACACCTAAATTATAATGtgagaatttaattattatataagcgACCCGGGAAAAGATCCGCGAAATAAAAACCTAATGTGAATACAATGTCATGATAATCTGTCTGGTCCATTGACATCGGATTAATCAGGTAATTTGGTAAACAACTACGAAAGCAAAGCCGTATTCAGTATTTTACCAATAGCAAACGAATAACATTAATACAActgaataaaacataaatttatatttagtatctTATGACATATAAGATACTTACTTACATATACCCGTTGGCTGTCTCCTGTCAACTCAATATAGGTCATTAATTAACGGACAAACAAATTCCTTAATCTTATCCGTTTCCATTTTTGAAtacttcacatttttttaattgtttacatACTTTACCAACTTTTTCTTTCGGACGCAGACCAGTGACTATTCTACATCTTATAGTGAAACTTAGTaattagaaatcattattaatgtatataactTAGTCATaaggaagtaaataaataggtaaaagtaataaacaaagtTCCCGAAAACAATAAGAGggattgatatattttcatacctgagatttcaataaatatttaataagtacctATTTCTTGTTGAGAAAGttcatttataagaaaatcATTACGATATGATTGGAATTATAAATAGCCACTGGGTACTTATTCAAAGAAATTCCTAAGTTCATAAGCAACAATTCGTTCATAATCAATGTGTAATACTTTTGAAGAAGCTGTAAGTAAATCGTTCAACCACGGCCAAACTcgtaacaaatttcataaaacggCAAAATTCTATTTTCATATGTTACGTGGTACGCCAATGAAGAACCGAATCCCGTTACACACAACTCGTCAAGTATTTATACagataagtacttaataatttgcTTATTGGTCGTTATTGCATAATTGAGCCACCCACAGCACGACCCCCAACAGTCTGGGGCCGATTAGGACCcctcattgtttatttttcgttCAATTACCATCTGGCTCACGTTGACTGAATTAGCGGTGTGTTTGCTGATTTAACTAATAGAGAATCAATTTTACCTAATGTTTGTTTACTAAACAAACGCGAGTAATAACTGAAAatggtgatttaaaatttatgattgttAGATTAATCAGGACAACCATAAGCAAATAGTTATTTGacgtaataatatgtattaacgCTTCATCACAACTATTCTATTGTGGGGGGTTAATTAAACCCTAACGATCACGATCAGCCAGTCGATCGCAAGGCTTTTGTCGATCAACTAGTCGTTTCTAACTTTTTTCCcggaaaaatacaaatcaatttaatttttaaattactatgtatctaaataattaaccTTGGTAGATTTAGGCTCTTACGGCTTTTAATATGAAACTTTTCATCGAATTTGGCCATAACCCTAATGTTTTTGATAGTGTCAAGATGCTACGAATAGCTacattaacatttaacattctataatattattatgtatacagggtcattttgacattgcgttactaaataaaaacatacttatctacttgaaaataacactctacaataaattacttgagatgtaaaattaaaatagtgtaagttttgaacaaaataaatattaaataaaagtaattgtaattttatacgccctaatgccactactactactctaagagaatttgtcgcagcggcaacatcttacttttagtcagaaatatactcacgcacacgccatattcgcattcaAACAACGAAATgatcaaaaattcagaaaactaaaaccaggattctTGGTGGAAATATTcgtttttggcacaatgttaacaaaggtgaagacgagtttgtggtttcatttaataactcaatgacaaaatggccctgtatatCAAAAGCTTTTTAAAAATTGGATAAagatttattgcaatttttagTTAACACTAGGTTATTTGTTGATGTGAGATATAGCAATATATACAGTTAAAAGATAAAAGTAGTTAGGATATATTATGTGAAAACTTCTACATGAATTTCTAATATTAACATTTCCCTGTTACATTGCCATACCTCCATAAAAAATACAGTgcttcatttttaatattttattctgtggTTTTGTACTTTGCATATTTATGAACTTTGCGCTGGCAACCTTCAACgcgtttttcttttattatctgTGCCTGTTCTGCCGATCTTTGAGTTTAGTGGAATTTGtgaaaaactttgtaaaaatTGCGTAATTGTATTATTGCACCTGATTATTAAGAAAAAGGTATTTATTctactatatgtatgtataaaatatacagtgAAATATAGTAAATgtaaatctaaattacattgtgaaattttattttgaggttagATATCATATCGTGGAATTAGGTAATTTTTAGAGACTCGACCAGTATTATTCATTGTTTGCTAAACTCTTAATAGTAGGTAAGGGTgagattttgtatatttgtttgtattttattataatgcagTCGAAAAGAGATTAGCGAATAACACCTGGAATTTATATTAGGTACTAGTGTTAGTAGTTATTTGGTATTAGTCTAAAGGTTTTCcagtaagaatatttttttctttctagaTATGGCCGCACAACTCTTCAATCGCATCGGGCAAGTGGGCCTCGGCGTTGCGCTTGTCGGCGGAGTAGTCAATTCTGCTCTTTACAATGGTATgagcaaatacataaatttacagGAATTCTTAAGCTCATAACATAAAACATCcgatataaatcaaatttttacCTGTCCTATGTATAATACAGTGTATAACCCTCAAATTATTATCAGATTGTTAATTAAAGTGTCCTTATCAATGTGTAAACATTACCAAATAAATTCCCAGTTTGctgaaaacacaaaatatttttttgtgttttgaacAAACAGGGCAACAAAGTTGTAATGTTTCTATCACATAtttgtgataataaaattattccaacccggaataattttattattcatttaactAAATCATTTAATTGTTCTAATTCCAGTTGATGGTGGCCACAGAGCGGTTATCTTCGACAGATTTGCCGGTGTCAAGAATATGGTTGTTGGTGAAGGAACCCACTTCTTCATCCCTTGGGTGCAGCGGCCAATTATATTTGACATCAGATCCAGACCAAGAAATGTGCCCACAATCACAGGAAGCAAAGGttcatatttaaacaaaacaatttctttgaaatccataaaatattaattaattagattCAGTCAAATTTCACTCTACAACCAGTTTTTTTACTGTTCGACAAATGAATACTTAAGAACATTAATGTGTGTGCTTGCAACaaataaatgtcattaaaaatctatattaggTTCTCCCCATTTGAGACAGTTCTGCGTGGTTATAGGATGAGAAGGCAATGTTAGTTTTAGTAATTAGACTGGCTTGCAGTGTATATACCCTTGAGCCTCTTGACCAATAAGTTCAAATATCACCCgacttgtataaaaatattattctataatttaactcttggtctctcgtgaatcgccggcgagccaagacagctacatgacatttgcgtgtgtcacgggattataaccttatatactacatatatactacataataaggttatttttccgtcacacgcgtagctgtcaatgtttgccggcaaacattcagctacctcacgggttaaagCAAATTGATTCAACAGTTGTATAACACATTTTTCAGATcttcaaaatgtaaacatcaCACTGCGTATCCTGTTCCGGCCCGTGCCTGATGAGCTGCCCAGGATCTACACCATTCTCGGTGTAGATTACGATGAGAGGGTGCTGCCTTCTATCACATCTGAAGTTCTCAAAGCTGTGGTCGCCCAATTTGATGCAGGGGAACTTATTACCCAGAGAGAGGTTTGtttcttttactttttattgataataggatttgttttacatttgtttgtgaatatataaaaacaattgaagaTCCCttgtagataatttttttaatatttctactgTTGTCAACTAATTTCACAGTATTTTAAGACCATTGTAAGATATCACAAAtactattcaaataaattgtaaactaaaaaacataacattgttttgtaaaacTACTTCATGACTGAATATTATGTACAGGTACAAGTATTATAGAAAAGGATAC includes these proteins:
- the LOC119192067 gene encoding protein l(2)37Cc-like, with amino-acid sequence MAAQLFNRIGQVGLGVALVGGVVNSALYNVDGGHRAVIFDRFAGVKNMVVGEGTHFFIPWVQRPIIFDIRSRPRNVPTITGSKDLQNVNITLRILFRPVPDELPRIYTILGVDYDERVLPSITSEVLKAVVAQFDAGELITQREVVSQKVNESLTERAGQFGLILDDISITHLTFGKEFTQAVELKQVAQQEAEKARFLVEKAEQQKKAAVIAAEGDAQAAVLLAKSFGSAGEGLVELRRIEAAEDIAYQLSKSRNVTYLPQGQNVLLNLPTQN